From the genome of Ostrinia nubilalis chromosome 1, ilOstNubi1.1, whole genome shotgun sequence:
CATTGCGCCGCTCGCTTGTTGCAAAAATGCAACAACATGGCGCTATTGCATTAACAATACGCCACCCTCCAGATAACTGCGATGTTTATTGgcgccgccacaatgtaagtaaaaactgacgatttatttacAATATCACACGTTGAGTATACCGTCATTATGATCGACATGTTAATAGCTGTATGTACACTGCAAAATAAAGGAAACATAGGAATtcaatgctgttgaaacattgttaaacaaataaaataaaataaataaaataggccTCTCCCGTTAATATCCAGCGCCTAGTTTTTATTAGATCAGGTACAAAGATCGGCTGATAGATCAGCTATCTTCTATCTGTCACTTAAATTTTTTGTCTAGGTCTATACTTAACTACGACATTAATCTATCTACCTACAGCAAAGTTCTCAAATGCATCGTCGTAAAACTCGGAAACTTCGTTACAAAATCTAAAATCCGCAAAAAAGCCCGGGAAAGGCGTAcaaatttctttgtttttccaCTGCAGGAGTCCGCCGGTCACTGAAAAAAACGGGAACAAAAACGATTCGGCTAACCGCCAAGCGTTAATAAATTCTTCGAATTTGCGGCGACGGGAACCATGGCGGACGCACGAGCGGACACTAGCACTCTGCCACACAACGCTGCCCGCGGATAGAGGAATGTTCTGGTTTTGGAAATTTTTAGTTAGCACTTTTCGGTTGACGGCAGAACGCCAGCTGGAAATGCGTTATCTTTGCGGTTCACGAGCGATTCGAGTAGGATAAATTCTTTTGTTGAATGCTATCTTAAATTTTACGTTAATTTACTTACTTGATTAATGGTAATGCAGTTGTTTTGCATTAGGTTAATCAGATGCAAGGCTATAAACGTTCATTAGTTCTTCTAAAAAGACGTCTCTAAAAATAGTGGGTTCAATTTACTAGTCAgggaagtaaaaaaaatttttttcaaacgCGCTCGGTATCTAGAAAGGGGAAATTTTAGATTGAAATAACTAGACCCACCCATCATAAACATTATTGGAAGagctaatattaaaaactaaaaataaatcagaCCTAAAAAATTTCAGGCGAATTTACATACACCAAACAATGTTCGGATTTCCTTGTTTACTTTTAAAGTTTCAACATTATGAATCAAAATAACAACACTTGTTTGTAGGTATtcgtaaaacatattttattttcaacaaattacaGCGTATATTCTAATCACAGGTCTATCAAATTacaattattcaaaatatcttaaaaatgcCTTAccatataaaatattagtacACAAGTCTCGTTGCAAACGTCAAGAGTTTTTGGTCCAGAGTCATTAAACTAAAATTTATAATCATACCTACAAACTGTGATTCAATGTCatgaatacataattattagaaTACCCATTATTCTATAATCATTCATTAAACATGTACTGaccagaaatatatttttacgtAACAGATAACGAAACAATAGGTGGCAGTATTGTTAAACTTTATAGGTAACATTTGAAAAgcgtaaaaatatttattttccgatTAGATATGCTAATTACAAAGTAGAATAGATGAGATTTCTGAAACCTCAGAACACACAGGACTTTCACAGAATGATTATAACAAATAAATACGTTACAAAAACATCATCAAGTTATATCTATTACAattcaaaattgaaataaaataatggatTATATGACTTATCAATGCAAtacataaatacaataattaatcaGTGTCAACATTAACTAAAGAATATCTAAAATCTCACCGTCATACAATATTACGTCTAAAACTAACATTATAAGTAAGTGGAACAGGTACACCTAAAACCAAACTTACACAAAAATCAGTCCATTGTCACATTCACGTAAAAATTGAATACAACTTCGTGTCGGCAGACAAGCAGTCATCACAAGCTCCTAATAGCAACACACAAattcataaaacaaaatagtCCAGGACCTTGTTACTAATCTTAGTTTTACGTGGTAGATGAGACCATACTTGAGTTAGAGGGAATCTTCGCCAGTTCATAGATAGCTTCTCCTTTCAGTTGCGGCAGGCTCGACACCTTAGCTAACGTCGCGTCTAAGTATTTGTTGTATACAGCTTTGTATTTGGAGTTTTCTACGTTGATAACAATTTTCGCTAGCTTTCTGATGATGGGGTCAATGTGTTCTAGGGAGTAGCAGGAGTAGTACGACAGAGTAGGGGTCCAGACATCCTCTAGTTTCTTGCTCGATAGTAAGTACAGCGACAGGCAAATCGCAGCGGCCGCGAGCTCCGACGGTCGGTAGTGCGCCATTGAATATTCAACTAAGCAAAGATCGACGAAATATTTAGCCAAGTGGTGGTTCTTTGACGTTCCATGTGCGGCTTTGACAAAcctgaaaacaaataaaaaatcgaATAAGCATTCAGGCAATATAGAAATTAGATCATCCATAACTACTAAAAGATTGACTTGTGGAAATATTTCAATCGttttcagccgaatgacatccactgctggacaatcaaaggcctcccccaaagatttccacaagaCCGGTCCTGCGGCCCGCATCCAGAATTCCAgacacttcccgcgaccttcaccagatcgtcggtccacctagtgggtgacctgcctacactacgtcttccggctcgtggtcgccactcgaatgTGCTATTATTTACTGTAACTCAATGCCATGGAATTCTCTGGAGATGACAAGTAATGTTTCCTACTGTGGTATTTTATTTCAGCAGATAGAATAGTcaagaaaatctttttttaaatcataaaaacTAAGAGTCAAGTAGAAACAAAACATGTAGAAATACCTTCTCAAAAAACTAAGTGGTATCGGTCTGGCAAGACAGAAGCCGAGCTTCGACATGATTTCCCTCTCGCACTGGAATACATCGGACTTGCTGTATGCGTTGTCCGTTACGTAGACAAAGTCTCCAACGTCTGGTGGGTAGATCTCTTCGTACTTGCTGGCGATGAACATGGCAGTTACACCGACTAGCTGGAGCTGGTTCCTCTGCACATTTGGCATGGCCTGAAAGTAAATATTCTTTAATTTATATGTGTAGAAAGATTGTTTTCTACTACAGCAATCTTGCAAAACGACACAAAATTCAATCTCATTGAGGTCTTTCATTGacacaatgtaatttttttagaccaaATACAGGGAAGTCTGATTGACATTGAATCCAGTTTTGAACATTGTTATGAAACAATTTTGACCCAGGATAATGATATTAAATAGTACACATATACTAGAATTCAAAAATTAACCcaagataaaatattataaaaataaacacaatcCTCATGGAAGTCACACacaattaatttcaaattatgttcttgataaaaattgttgaattaataaattagaCAAAACTTCTTACCTGTAAATATCGGTCAATTATTCCTACAGTCAGGTGGAATGTCTCGAGTACCAGAGAAAACTGACGTTGTACTTCAACCAACCAGTCAATCAGCGTGGCCCTCATTTTTCCAGTGATCAcagtctgaaaaaaaaaacaacatttaaaaaCCTATGTGAAAGTTGCAAGTGgcataatacataattaatttttaaatccaTTTTcccttatctatacttataattagACATGCCACGAATATTCGGCTactattcggtattcggcctaTTCGGCCACTTTGTTtggtattcggtattcggccgaATAATAGGTACTATTCGGCCGAATAACGAATACCAAATCATGGAAAAAAAAGATACATCATATTATTCAAGATTTGTCTTTATTATCAATTACAATActttaataagtaaaattaaacaGCGGTAAGTTGTGATggataaaaacaagcttttcagCATTCAGCAAACGATTACGCTTTTCATCATAAATGATACCAGCTTCAGAAAACAACCTCTCACTATACACGCTACTCCcgggagaagaaagataaacttTAGCAAATTTCGAGAGGTTTGGGTATTGTTTTTCATTAGCTGACCACCACTTGTAAGGATCAGCTTTCCGATCTAGTCGATTTGATTTCAAACAAAAATCCATCTCATTTGCCACAGTATTCTTCTCCACGTTCTCCTCATCATTACTATTTCGCATTTATCTTTAGCGACTTCCTCAAAGCAGTTCCAGAAACTGTCGTGTATTTCAAGATGACACGACAGACAGGTCGTAATCTGTCGTATTATTATTTACGCACTCGACTAGCATGTACTTTGTGCCGAATATTCGGCCGCCGAATATTCGGCGCTTCGGCCGACAGCGTTGCCGAATATTcggtattcggtattcggccaaATCACTATTCGTGGCAActctacttataataaatctgtagagaggtcaattctgtacatgaaatatattttcaaaataactatcagggggtgattagtgatcgatactgatgccaaaaatgcaatcagtaaaatttttgtctgtctatctgtctgtctgtccgtctgtatgttccttatagaaacaaaaactgctcgacggattttaacgaaacttggtacaattattcttcatactcctgggcaggttatagtatacttaggaattcccatgggaacaggatttagcgggaaaatccttttgtatgaaaaatctaaaccacttaagttagacacttgaaatttggcatgtaggtaccttagtaaacttaaagcttagttacaacaaataattcccgtaattcccacgggaacgggaattcgcgggaaaatccttttgtatgaaaaatctaaaccgcttaagttagacgcttgaaatttggcatgcaggtaccttagtaaacttaaaacttagttacaacaggatattgcaaaattcccacgggcacgggagttagcgagaaaaaacatttgtatgaaaaaatctaaaccgcgtgagatagatgaagggggtaaaacgggatccacgcgtacgaagtcgcgggcggccgctagtgattCTATAAAGTCAAACGTTTTTTACCTGTTTCTTCAAGTGGTCTAATTCAATAGGATATTTCTCTTCCAATTCAGTCAGGTAATGGTAAATGTCTTTTATGTAAATGGACATAAGCAATGGGCTGTTCTTGTCTCCGGCATCAATGTCTTCGATGTCCTCGGGCAACTCGGGCGTTGACTTTTGCAAAACTGAATGTAACTGTGCTGCTTTCTTTTCTACTTTATTTTGGTCAATAATGCCCAGAACTTGTTCAGAGTGCGTTGTGGATTCAGCCAACCTCAGTTTCCCCAAGGACTCCGTCGGGTCTTTCAGGATAGGCTTTAGCTTACTCTCTCTGACAATATTCTCCTTAACAGTTGGCAGTTTAGAGGACTTTTTAGTATCTTGAAAGCATTTCTTAGCTTGGATCATAATATTTATGGATTCTTTAACCTCCAGTGGCTTGTTTTCCTTGGCCTGGAAtataagcaatataattaaatgTTGCAATTAATCTGCAAAAATATCTCTGGTATCACTTGAAAAAGGAATGCAACAAATCCCATTCTTAACAACAAACTACCTATtgagttttaagaaaaacattttaaaacatttaagtTGCATTATTCATTTTTtcattagtaggtacctacatatttttgcTAATAAATTAACAGAAAGAAATTAAAAGTTCTTATCTAaggaaaatataattaaaatctgACATAGTTGAGGAATAATACCATGCTAGACAGAAAAATAGCCTACCTTAGAACGAGCAGCGGCCCTAGCAGCAAGATTAGCTGTGCTTTCTTCTCTTCGGAGAGGTGGTCTTGAAGAGGGCTGAATAAGCTTGCTGGGAAGTCCTGTGTCGACTTTGGATTGCACATGGCTGTAGTTACtgcaaattaaaaattattatttgcttGGTTTACGTGAAATTATGGAGGTTTAGATTCGTTGTGTTATTATGATAGTCAGCCCTTATtacgaaaaagaaaatatttttgcagaGGGTAGAACtaggaataaaaaaattatacctttTGGCATTGCCTCGACAAAGTGAAGTTTTCTTCTCATATTCCGCAGTAGCCACGGCAACTTTGCCGACATGGATATCTCGCTGGGCCTGCACATTGCTGTTGATGTCTCCTAGTGCTCCACGCATCGTCAGCCCTTGCCGTTTCGCAGGCAACGCCATACCACTTTTCCCTTTGACGGCGAACACATTTTCTTGATCATGGATCTgcatctataatattattaaaacaatacaaCCGTAAAGAAATACCCAAACATAGCAAATATAATGGTAAAAATGCAACAGTATTCAACTTACTGGTCTTTGTCTCCTGGCGATTTCCATTTTCTGTAAACAGTTTCTGGCACGTTTATATAAAGTAACACAAAAAGGCCACACGCCTAACTTAATGGACGCTAAATTACTTTCAGTTTTGATGCTTTTGAACTTAATTTCTTGTCTGCTATCGAGCCGATCAGCCACCGACCGAGCTTCGTTTTCCGATTTGTTTGCTTCAGGAGGACGGGTTGACTGGAAATAACGGATacaaattcaaatcaaatgctACGTTGTGATTGGATTGATGTTTGCCGGACAATCATGAGCTAgacttttaatatttaattatctcaagattacattattaaatagtaattaaaaccaaaaattactttaataaataaacatgatttttcgtattatttttttgtatataaAGTCATTAAACACTTCaaagtatttaaataatacgaaaattacTAAAAACCGGAAACAGCTGTGTTCATACTTTTTCAATGATGTGGCAACCATGTAAACGATTATACAGCTTATGACCAATTTCTAGATCACTTTATTCCATAACAtattaatgtttaaaataattccATTGAGATTGTATTTTAATAGAAAGCGTTAATACGCCTTCGTACTCGTATGCGGTAGCGAAACGACTTGACGAAAAAACtgttattaattaatgataGTGAGTAAAGTTTCGCATAATAATatgctataaataaaataataaagcacAGGGCCAGCTAGCCTCAAACTAAACAACTAtacttgtgttatgggtgctagcttaacgaatactacttaaaaatacttttttaatacaaacaaaattatacatagtaacccagacccatcacagaaattaaaattcgtcatttcaatttctacctggccaggaatcgaacccgggacctctcggtatAGTAGTCcattctgaaccactacaccaaacggctgacTATGTAAGCTATGTCTCTCTCTAGCACACTATATATTAAATGGTTGCATCCTTGtcggtatagcctgaccaggaacataaaaaccctcgccatgttgcggaaaactaatggtactaatttcttttaatggcaacagtaactgaaaacttcattgacatgtcaccttgcatgtcagtctattgttgtcaaactgtaaacaaactttattttaaatgtttgcaattgattttgtgaattaaattgctaaaatgtttttatagtcgtgaaagaaaagtggttcacgatgtgttaatgtatttgtcgaagagaaatactaagggttcggacaatattttcattgaataatgtttccgacaaaggttgtcaaattgactgacatgtttatcgtatagtacagtccactatgaaaattagctgtagtctgtttcaactacctattttaaagttttttgtcactttctaagttttgaattttatggaattgggaaagaagtaccgagtttgaagcgttcatgagcagacattgcagttgaatattcaagttctgaatttgattattgatgaataataaaataaatcctactagctcgattgatggtttcatttaatttatttaaaccaggttacttttagtaatatttttcgttaatttatgaaaatatcaaattagcccgtaatcctgaatcctgatacataaatttagcctattaatttaacacatgtacgactgtactcagtgttgcactatcaaatgcaattgaagcgcctctatgccagggtttttatgttcctggtcaggctatacctattGTTTCGCAAGGAGTGTAACAACTAAATTTATAGACGCTACGTTTCACTGATAGTGTTTCGCATTGCAATGCGTCTGCACGCGTTCTACGCGACGCGCAGGGCCCCGATTGCActaatttgtaatgtctccaATTTATT
Proteins encoded in this window:
- the LOC135088588 gene encoding G2/mitotic-specific cyclin-B encodes the protein MEIARRQRPMQIHDQENVFAVKGKSGMALPAKRQGLTMRGALGDINSNVQAQRDIHVGKVAVATAEYEKKTSLCRGNAKSNYSHVQSKVDTGLPSKLIQPSSRPPLRREESTANLAARAAARSKAKENKPLEVKESINIMIQAKKCFQDTKKSSKLPTVKENIVRESKLKPILKDPTESLGKLRLAESTTHSEQVLGIIDQNKVEKKAAQLHSVLQKSTPELPEDIEDIDAGDKNSPLLMSIYIKDIYHYLTELEEKYPIELDHLKKQTVITGKMRATLIDWLVEVQRQFSLVLETFHLTVGIIDRYLQAMPNVQRNQLQLVGVTAMFIASKYEEIYPPDVGDFVYVTDNAYSKSDVFQCEREIMSKLGFCLARPIPLSFLRRFVKAAHGTSKNHHLAKYFVDLCLVEYSMAHYRPSELAAAAICLSLYLLSSKKLEDVWTPTLSYYSCYSLEHIDPIIRKLAKIVINVENSKYKAVYNKYLDATLAKVSSLPQLKGEAIYELAKIPSNSSMVSSTT